DNA sequence from the Candidatus Aramenus sp. CH1 genome:
ACACGCTAACCAGGACTCGTAGCCCACCACGGGGGCCTTCATTAGTATGAATATGTAGGGCACCCCATCGACGTAGGTCCAAGCTGCCTTGACGTATACCGTCTTCGTGTGCCCCGATATCCCGTCTGGGACTGGTACGGTAGGCACTAGTGGCACTGCAGTCCAAGGTATCGTCTGCCAGAACGCCTCCTGGCCCGGAAGGCCCTCGTCTAGATGGGCGTTTGGCACGTAGTAGGCTGTTATGGTACTCGATGACACCTCAGAGGCGTTGAGTACTTGATCTAGTCCAAAACCTATACCTACCATTATTAAAAATGCTATTGTGCCAGCTATTAACAACTTCATGTAGCCGTTCATTGCCTATTACCTCCAAGCCTGATCATTTCCATGTGGACGATTATCCCACCGAGACCAAAAAGGAAAATGGCTAAGCCTACGAAGTTGACGAAGTAATTGGGCGTCGTGGCGGGTGCACCGAGGGTCATGCCGTTCACCGTGAACACCTCGTGTTGGTACGTTATTGTCCTAGTTCCCACTGCCATTAATATCAGCCCCAAGACCACTAGGAGTGCACCTACGTATAGGAAGACCTTAGTCGCCATCCTGCTCACCCCTTAATAACCTCCAACTCCACTACCGCTCACCACGTTGGGGTCCCACGTCCCCTGCGGCATTACTCCTCCGGTGATCTCCGAAGCCAGGGTCGCGTTGGAGGTTGCTATGATGGTGCCCACCAGCCAAGAGTGGCCTAGGCCAGTCGCAGCGGTACCGCAGTACTCGGCGCAAGCAACGTGGTAGACGCCGGGCTGTGGGAAGACCAGTACTATGTAGGAGTAGTAGCCTGGGACTGCCTCTGCTCCGAAGTTGAAGATGGTGAAGTTGGAGGTGGCGCTCTGCACGAAGAACTCGTGGAAGACGTCAATGCTGTGCACCACGAACACCACGGGCTCGTCCACTGGGACCACGGTTAAGTTGGTGTAGACCTTGTCGTGGGGGTAGAAGTCCCAGTGCCACTGCTGTCCGGTGACGTATATTATGACGTATGGGCCCTTATAGGAGCCTAAGGCGTTGGCGAAGGAAGCGTGGACAACTCCCACGCCTGCGTTGTTTGTGGGGTTATAGCCTATGTAGTCGTAGGAGTCGTATTGGACTTCTAGGGATATGACTGCCACCATTACCAAGAGTAGGAACAGGGCTATAACTGTGGCTCGTTTCATAACACTTACCTCACTAGCTAATGAATCAGCATAAGGCTATTTATAAACTTTACTTTCAAAGTTAAAGGTAAAAAACAATTTAGCTTTTTTTAATAAACATTCAAAATAATTATTTAGTTTCTAGAACCACTGGACGTCAACTTCTTAAACGGTGTTATGCTTTGTATCAAAAAAGATATTTCTATGTTACTACATGCTTAAGCGTTCTGTACCGCTACTTTGAAATTTCAAATTATAACCTCGCTTTTTATGAAATTAAAGGTTATATTATATATTAAACATCATCAACTTGAATGCATGCAGAACTTTAAAACATTATTTCCAATTTTTCCCAAAGTATTATATGCTATACCTGCAACTTTTCGCGCTTACTTCACTAATTCAAGGGGCTCCTAGAGCTTGCCGATTAAAGAAAGTTATTATCATAAATTATTAGAATTTAGTCAGAAAAGTATAAATACTCTCCCAATTGAAGATTTCTTGTGGGTCAGATTGAACGTCAAAATGTGGGGCCTAATACTCGCGGGAGGCGTTGTAGTCGCCGTCTCCATAATAATTGAGGTAATCTACTCCATGAGCCTGCTTAAGCCAGTCCCGTATGCCTTCAGCTACACCCCAGGAATGATGGACTACGCAGGGGAGTTTTTGGCTATCGTGGGCCTAGCGCTAATTATGGCAGGGGGGATCTTCAAGCGTGAGTAAGTTGAAGAGAAAGTACAAGGTTTTTTTGGCTCTCGCGCTTTCAGCGATTGTAGTGCTCGCTTTGGGCTTCCTCGATAAGGGGCTTTTCTTTTCCTTCGTCAAGTCGCAGTCCATGTCTGTGAGTAGTTACAAGTACGGCACCTTCGAGGTTCTCGTGTACGAACCCATCCAAGGTAGTCTGGCGAGGGAAAACGTAACGGGGGTGATGCTGGCCATAAACAACGAGTGTTCGCAGAGGGTAACTGTGACTGGGCTCTTTAACTCCACCTACTCAGTCCAGAACCCGCCTTACTTAATCCTAGTGTGGGCCCCAGCACCTAACGGGTCCATAGTTCAAGCATTTGAGGAAACTCGCAACATATACTTGGGCTACGTAACAATCCTCATACCCACGCCAAGGCTCTGGCCTGGGATCTACGTGGTAGCGCTCAGCGACGGAATGGACTTCACGATAAACGTAGGCTAGGAGAAACCAGCTTACCGTTTTTTGATATTTCCTAAACAAATGAAAGAAACCA
Encoded proteins:
- a CDS encoding quinol oxidase: MKRATVIALFLLLVMVAVISLEVQYDSYDYIGYNPTNNAGVGVVHASFANALGSYKGPYVIIYVTGQQWHWDFYPHDKVYTNLTVVPVDEPVVFVVHSIDVFHEFFVQSATSNFTIFNFGAEAVPGYYSYIVLVFPQPGVYHVACAEYCGTAATGLGHSWLVGTIIATSNATLASEITGGVMPQGTWDPNVVSGSGVGGY